Proteins encoded within one genomic window of Pedobacter africanus:
- a CDS encoding SusC/RagA family TonB-linked outer membrane protein — protein sequence MKRLYQNYVNKVLLTLLVSIIVLTARGQAQQLSGRVTDPDKKPVPGASILIKGTRNGTASNTDGRFVIAVKSGDVLMISSTGYLPQELAITSQKQVEVMLQPDNKGLEEVVVVGYGTMKRSQITGSVSKLDSRVLETGVRSNPSSALAGTIPGLRVQQSSGRPGAVASIVLRGGTDYDGFGSPLVMVDGFLRSGFSEINQEDIESIEVLKDASATAIYGARANNGVVLITTKKGKAGVSNISLQARSGINTLNDPFNFINAEQYLNWSRRAILVSGQYEASRLTQLNAPGPFGTGNIYKDANGNYYDGNVNSSAVWSPMFLDAVNREKLDAGWQVMKDPVPTNALGAYDINGTYKDIIFKDFNYADYALKKQSLTQDYNASVTGGNDKGRYYAGIGYYTEKGMPINTFYNRLTFLLNGEYKIKPWLSSISSLNFADAKWRNPSLIAEGDYLGRMLGAPPTLRGTNEKGELLIGRAGGDGNPAVYDGQLIRKNNTDKFTLSQAFKVDFTKSLSLKASGNLFYDEGLYESFNKDYLNGPGSLNITRSSSASFGRELSQTYNAVINYNETIAEKHNVSATVGSEFYDFYSRGLSAAGSGAPTDDFMDLALTNSDKDRRSIDSYHTRRRILSFFGTVNYDYDKRYLLQLTARRDGYSTLINNRWGTFPAVSLGWNLHNEKFLANYFGRVLNKLKLRASYGESGNVNSNFIGAYTLQGAYGTTRYDGAVGYSLTGLPFPNLRWENSKTVEFGLEATLFNKIDFTAAYYKRKTEDKISSFILPATAGMTSLTTNNGSMQNQGLELDLNYRVISEGDWNFSVNANAAFNRNKILKLPFNGLPNNRQGGLEVYDPKSGQVIFVGGYQEGQDPNVAYAYVANGLYRTQADLDAIDPAFRDLQGNRVLLPPVAYNALTTAQKNNFFPIALGDVKWADLNGDNVIDFKDRAYMGRTKPSWTGGFGTYLKYKDFSLSTRWDYALGFVQFDGPRAWFLGNMQGTFNTTTDVLDTYTPDHVNAKYPTYYWADQLYKNNLNRGSSMLYKKGDYLAFREASLSYSLPRRLAQKIKSEGVVLSITGQNLTYFSESTLFSPEVYGGQGISGSSGYPLPRTIIFGAKFTF from the coding sequence ATGAAAAGACTTTACCAAAACTATGTCAACAAAGTCCTGTTGACATTACTAGTAAGCATCATTGTGCTTACGGCAAGAGGGCAGGCACAGCAGCTCTCCGGGCGGGTAACCGACCCCGACAAAAAACCGGTTCCCGGTGCCAGTATATTAATTAAGGGAACCCGGAACGGAACGGCCTCCAATACAGATGGCAGATTTGTGATTGCCGTTAAATCCGGAGATGTATTGATGATCAGTTCAACGGGCTACCTGCCCCAGGAGCTTGCCATTACCAGCCAGAAGCAAGTTGAGGTGATGCTCCAGCCAGACAATAAGGGGCTTGAAGAGGTGGTTGTTGTGGGCTATGGAACCATGAAACGTTCACAGATCACGGGCTCGGTTTCCAAGCTGGACAGCAGGGTACTGGAAACAGGTGTGCGTTCCAACCCTTCATCTGCACTGGCAGGCACTATTCCGGGCTTAAGGGTACAGCAAAGTTCGGGCAGGCCGGGGGCCGTGGCCAGTATTGTATTGCGGGGCGGAACGGATTATGACGGTTTCGGTTCGCCACTGGTAATGGTAGACGGTTTTCTCAGGAGCGGGTTCAGTGAGATCAACCAGGAAGATATCGAATCTATTGAAGTGCTGAAAGACGCTTCGGCTACCGCCATCTATGGGGCAAGGGCAAATAACGGTGTGGTACTGATCACTACCAAAAAAGGAAAAGCAGGGGTTTCCAACATTTCTTTGCAGGCCAGGTCTGGAATCAATACACTGAATGACCCCTTCAATTTTATAAATGCAGAACAATACCTGAACTGGTCGCGCAGGGCCATACTGGTATCCGGGCAATACGAAGCCTCGCGTCTTACCCAACTGAACGCGCCAGGGCCATTCGGCACGGGGAACATCTATAAAGATGCAAACGGAAATTACTACGATGGTAACGTAAATTCTTCGGCAGTGTGGAGCCCGATGTTTTTAGATGCGGTAAACCGTGAAAAGCTGGACGCAGGATGGCAGGTGATGAAAGATCCTGTTCCTACAAACGCCCTTGGTGCTTATGATATCAACGGTACCTACAAGGACATTATCTTTAAAGATTTTAATTATGCGGATTATGCTTTAAAAAAACAAAGCCTTACCCAGGATTATAATGCTTCGGTAACAGGCGGTAACGACAAAGGCAGGTATTACGCCGGTATTGGTTATTATACCGAGAAAGGTATGCCCATCAATACCTTTTACAACCGCTTAACTTTTTTACTGAACGGCGAATATAAAATAAAACCCTGGCTGAGCTCCATTTCTTCGCTCAATTTTGCAGATGCCAAATGGAGGAACCCTTCTTTAATTGCCGAGGGTGATTACCTGGGCAGGATGCTTGGGGCGCCGCCCACGCTGCGGGGCACCAATGAAAAAGGAGAACTGCTGATTGGCCGTGCCGGTGGCGATGGCAACCCGGCGGTTTATGACGGGCAGCTTATCCGGAAAAACAATACCGATAAATTTACCTTATCGCAGGCTTTTAAAGTTGATTTTACGAAAAGCCTGTCGTTAAAAGCGAGCGGTAACCTGTTTTATGACGAAGGGCTTTACGAAAGCTTCAATAAAGATTACCTGAACGGGCCGGGCAGCCTCAACATCACGCGGTCCAGCAGTGCAAGTTTTGGACGGGAGCTGAGCCAGACCTATAATGCCGTTATCAATTACAATGAAACCATCGCCGAAAAACACAACGTTAGTGCTACGGTTGGCTCGGAATTCTATGATTTTTACAGCAGGGGGCTATCTGCGGCAGGGAGCGGGGCACCAACAGATGACTTTATGGACCTGGCTTTAACCAATTCGGATAAAGACAGAAGGTCGATCGATTCGTACCATACCAGGAGAAGGATCCTGTCTTTCTTTGGCACAGTAAATTACGACTACGACAAAAGGTACCTGCTTCAGCTCACCGCCCGAAGGGATGGTTATTCTACGCTGATCAATAACCGCTGGGGAACATTTCCTGCGGTATCGCTGGGCTGGAACCTGCACAACGAAAAATTCCTGGCCAACTATTTTGGCAGGGTGCTGAACAAGTTAAAACTCAGGGCCAGCTACGGGGAGAGCGGCAATGTGAACAGCAACTTTATAGGTGCCTATACCTTGCAGGGTGCCTATGGTACCACACGTTATGACGGTGCTGTTGGGTACAGCCTTACCGGACTGCCCTTCCCGAACCTGAGGTGGGAAAATTCAAAAACCGTTGAGTTTGGACTGGAGGCTACATTGTTCAATAAAATTGATTTTACGGCAGCCTATTACAAACGTAAAACGGAAGATAAAATATCATCCTTCATTTTACCCGCAACTGCTGGCATGACCAGCCTGACCACCAATAACGGGAGCATGCAGAACCAGGGCCTGGAGCTGGACCTGAATTACAGGGTGATCAGCGAGGGCGACTGGAACTTTAGTGTGAACGCCAATGCCGCATTTAACAGGAATAAAATCCTTAAACTGCCTTTCAATGGGCTTCCAAACAACAGGCAGGGTGGCTTAGAGGTATACGATCCGAAAAGCGGACAGGTGATTTTTGTAGGGGGCTACCAGGAAGGACAGGATCCGAATGTGGCCTATGCCTATGTGGCCAACGGGCTTTACCGCACGCAGGCCGATCTGGATGCCATTGACCCGGCTTTCCGGGACCTGCAGGGCAACAGGGTGCTGCTACCGCCTGTAGCGTATAATGCATTGACCACTGCACAGAAAAATAACTTTTTCCCTATCGCACTGGGCGATGTGAAATGGGCAGACCTGAACGGCGACAATGTGATAGACTTTAAAGACCGGGCCTATATGGGGCGTACCAAGCCCAGCTGGACCGGCGGTTTTGGTACCTATTTAAAGTACAAGGACTTTTCTTTAAGCACCCGATGGGATTATGCTTTGGGCTTTGTACAGTTTGACGGGCCGCGTGCCTGGTTTCTGGGAAACATGCAGGGAACTTTCAATACCACAACCGATGTACTGGATACCTATACACCCGATCATGTCAATGCAAAATACCCAACTTATTACTGGGCAGATCAGCTGTACAAAAATAACCTGAACAGGGGCTCAAGCATGTTGTATAAAAAAGGCGATTACCTGGCCTTCAGGGAAGCAAGCCTGAGTTATAGTCTGCCAAGGCGACTGGCGCAGAAAATAAAAAGCGAAGGGGTAGTGCTGAGTATCACGGGCCAAAACCTCACCTATTTTAGTGAGTCAACCTTGTTCTCACCTGAAGTTTATGGTGGCCAGGGCATCAGCGGCTCTTCAGGTTATCCGCTGCCGCGTACAATTATTTTCGGTGCAAAATTTACTTTTTAA
- a CDS encoding FadR/GntR family transcriptional regulator, whose translation MESIAESFQPLDTSSLVDKVEANLVQLLRDRKLKVGDIIPTELDLSKTLGVSRTVAREAILRLRMMGLIETKKKKGSVITSPDIFGIMSKSMNPHILDQETLKGIFEIRLALEIGMADFLFQRVTPEDIAELKEIVKNEPDTSQNYIFHIDHEIIFHGKLYEITGNESLKTFQKMLLPVFDYVHNSGLLKKQTHIHKFVSHKGLVDTLENGSPELFRNAMRNHLENHFARLFE comes from the coding sequence ATGGAAAGCATAGCCGAATCCTTTCAGCCGCTCGATACCAGTTCGTTGGTAGATAAAGTGGAGGCAAACCTGGTGCAGCTGCTGCGCGACAGGAAATTAAAAGTGGGCGACATTATACCTACGGAACTGGACCTCTCCAAAACATTGGGCGTAAGCCGCACCGTGGCCCGCGAGGCGATACTCCGCCTACGGATGATGGGCCTGATAGAAACCAAGAAGAAAAAAGGCTCCGTTATTACCAGCCCCGATATTTTTGGTATCATGAGCAAAAGTATGAACCCCCATATTCTTGATCAGGAAACCTTAAAAGGAATATTTGAGATCAGGCTGGCGCTTGAAATTGGCATGGCCGATTTTCTTTTCCAGCGGGTAACCCCGGAAGACATTGCCGAATTAAAGGAAATTGTAAAAAACGAACCGGATACTTCGCAGAATTATATTTTTCATATAGACCATGAAATTATTTTTCATGGCAAACTCTATGAAATTACAGGCAACGAATCACTTAAAACATTTCAAAAAATGCTGCTTCCCGTATTTGATTATGTGCACAATAGCGGCCTGCTGAAAAAACAAACGCATATCCATAAATTCGTATCCCATAAAGGACTGGTAGATACCCTGGAAAATGGTTCTCCGGAACTGTTCAGGAATGCCATGCGCAATCACCTGGAGAACCATTTTGCAAGGTTATTTGAATAA
- a CDS encoding response regulator, with the protein MKKKVVLVQDNKEVLEIMDQVLDEEGFEVTSSLTTEPIEKIDQIEPDVVVIDDHIQGSKKGSKVIKELKSDPETEGIPAVLTSTSAQLPKLAEESKADDYIQKPFDLDHMVDVVKRNSENEE; encoded by the coding sequence ATGAAGAAAAAGGTGGTTTTAGTTCAGGACAATAAAGAGGTCCTTGAAATCATGGACCAGGTGTTAGACGAAGAAGGATTTGAAGTTACTTCATCATTAACAACCGAGCCCATCGAAAAAATTGATCAGATTGAGCCCGATGTTGTGGTGATTGATGACCACATTCAGGGAAGTAAAAAAGGCTCTAAAGTAATTAAAGAACTGAAGTCCGATCCGGAAACTGAGGGCATCCCTGCAGTACTGACCTCAACTTCAGCCCAGCTGCCCAAGCTGGCGGAGGAAAGCAAAGCCGACGATTATATCCAAAAACCTTTTGATTTAGACCATATGGTTGATGTGGTTAAAAGGAATAGTGAAAATGAGGAGTAG
- a CDS encoding TlpA disulfide reductase family protein produces the protein MRELIFIMLMLSCLSVVAQQREKEGNNAKLAVLKQTKNKTVLNQRIKDLENGSDQDLWTLIQYYDKNEVKKNAVTRILLKKYPNSKNAQMMRITSFLNIKGVENMEAHLQNMIKDYPNVNLDMEKNFMATMYATEMNPAKTRQYINSIANPGFRLQSLVMSTQEMAAINNTKALDFATSELENAKKMKDKTALSGPPKIDPKSAYYDFINLYGKLLFKAGKNDEAFRYTSEAYRNIKNKDGELIENYAFLSSLNGDYAQALPILAKAVAAGKLEQKYIDQVKKGYTKLNPDKDADAYIQGLKDTFIKKIKADISPMLISEAAPNFTVTDVNGKVVSLADFKGKTIVLDFWATWCGPCVASFPAMQMAVNRYKNDPDVKFLFIYTWNNVPDLLNDGKDFLAKRNYTFDLYLDPRNPDTKHSAAADAFKIDGIPAKFIIDGNGKIRFKVEGFEGKDEAVAEEVVQMVEMARKT, from the coding sequence ATGAGAGAATTAATTTTTATAATGCTGATGCTCAGTTGTTTGAGCGTGGTGGCGCAACAAAGGGAAAAAGAAGGTAATAATGCTAAATTAGCAGTATTAAAGCAAACAAAAAATAAAACGGTCCTCAATCAGAGGATCAAAGATTTGGAAAATGGTTCCGATCAGGACTTATGGACATTGATTCAGTATTATGATAAAAATGAAGTCAAAAAAAATGCGGTAACCAGGATTCTGCTCAAAAAATACCCCAATAGTAAAAATGCCCAAATGATGAGAATCACCTCCTTTCTTAACATCAAAGGAGTGGAAAACATGGAAGCTCATTTGCAAAATATGATCAAAGATTATCCGAATGTCAATTTAGATATGGAGAAAAACTTTATGGCGACTATGTATGCTACTGAAATGAACCCTGCGAAAACACGGCAATATATCAACTCCATTGCTAATCCGGGATTTCGATTACAGTCCCTGGTGATGTCAACTCAGGAAATGGCTGCGATAAATAACACAAAGGCTTTGGATTTTGCCACCAGCGAATTAGAAAACGCGAAAAAAATGAAAGATAAGACCGCATTAAGTGGTCCCCCGAAAATAGATCCGAAATCTGCTTATTATGATTTTATTAACCTTTATGGTAAGTTACTCTTTAAAGCCGGGAAAAATGATGAAGCGTTCAGGTATACTTCCGAAGCTTATCGTAACATTAAAAATAAGGATGGGGAATTGATTGAAAATTATGCTTTCCTTTCCAGTTTGAACGGCGACTACGCACAAGCGCTACCCATATTGGCAAAAGCCGTTGCGGCAGGGAAGCTTGAGCAGAAGTACATCGATCAGGTTAAAAAAGGTTATACAAAGTTGAACCCCGATAAGGATGCTGATGCCTACATTCAGGGCTTGAAAGATACTTTTATCAAAAAAATTAAGGCAGATATTTCACCGATGTTGATTAGTGAAGCGGCACCAAATTTTACGGTAACAGATGTGAACGGAAAAGTAGTTTCTTTGGCTGATTTTAAAGGAAAAACCATTGTACTGGATTTTTGGGCAACCTGGTGCGGACCATGTGTAGCGTCATTTCCAGCTATGCAGATGGCTGTGAACCGCTACAAGAATGACCCGGATGTAAAATTTCTCTTCATTTACACCTGGAATAATGTACCGGATCTGTTAAATGATGGTAAAGATTTTCTGGCCAAACGCAATTATACATTCGATTTGTACCTGGATCCGAGAAATCCCGACACCAAGCATAGTGCAGCTGCAGATGCTTTCAAAATAGACGGGATCCCTGCCAAATTTATCATTGATGGTAATGGAAAGATCCGCTTTAAAGTGGAAGGATTTGAAGGGAAAGATGAGGCTGTTGCAGAAGAAGTGGTACAAATGGTAGAGATGGCGCGTAAAACATGA
- a CDS encoding TlpA disulfide reductase family protein, with amino-acid sequence MKRLVLLLVLISTHVYGQQSSKEMAKEFNALVNVEDQERFYNELLSKYPADPAKPAQYAEYRAQLAIDWLKKGNIDRYHFYKNTNPKFTAIQLFELSNLLESWVDDDQHIEWVQQISKQVLGEIALKRHDDTFDRNGVLLEVNAVANAKLGNLAIAMENIKKSDKNATFRKFPYFRNSNANYLNRLGLILLAAGRHQQAFDTLSKAVRTAASTPKTVVSLKAAYQKVKGSKSGMDKYISSLQEEAYQKVAKEVAKAWIADTKPVPDVTLTDMNGKAVKLADYKGKIVVIDFWSTACKPCVAAFPAFERAINLYGKEPFQLFVINEGESPDIVKPYMEKKGYKLDVLFDQDETMFKALGALGTPQKFIINAKGDINQTGIGYAGSDDKEFYKLKAMVELAKVKLTNSK; translated from the coding sequence ATGAAAAGACTAGTTTTATTGTTGGTACTAATTTCCACGCATGTATACGGGCAGCAGTCATCTAAGGAGATGGCTAAAGAATTTAATGCTCTTGTAAACGTAGAGGACCAGGAGCGGTTCTATAATGAACTTCTCTCAAAATATCCTGCTGACCCGGCAAAGCCAGCACAATACGCTGAATATCGTGCGCAATTGGCAATTGACTGGCTGAAAAAAGGGAATATTGATAGATATCATTTCTACAAGAATACCAATCCCAAATTTACAGCAATTCAATTGTTCGAGCTTTCTAACCTGCTGGAATCCTGGGTAGACGATGATCAGCATATTGAATGGGTACAACAAATTTCAAAACAGGTTTTGGGCGAAATCGCGCTAAAAAGGCATGATGATACCTTTGATCGGAACGGTGTTTTGCTTGAAGTGAATGCAGTGGCTAATGCCAAACTCGGCAACCTGGCTATTGCGATGGAGAATATCAAAAAGTCGGATAAAAATGCCACGTTCAGGAAATTTCCATATTTCAGAAATTCCAATGCCAATTACCTGAACCGCCTTGGCCTGATCTTATTGGCAGCCGGCCGGCATCAACAGGCATTCGATACCCTGTCTAAGGCGGTGCGTACTGCAGCCTCCACACCAAAAACAGTTGTCAGTTTGAAAGCTGCTTACCAGAAGGTAAAAGGCAGTAAAAGCGGGATGGACAAATATATCAGTTCACTACAGGAAGAAGCCTATCAGAAAGTTGCAAAGGAAGTTGCCAAGGCCTGGATTGCCGATACCAAACCTGTACCAGATGTTACTTTAACAGATATGAACGGCAAGGCCGTTAAGTTAGCTGATTACAAAGGTAAAATTGTGGTGATCGATTTTTGGAGTACTGCCTGCAAACCATGCGTAGCGGCGTTTCCGGCATTCGAGCGTGCAATTAATTTGTATGGTAAGGAACCTTTTCAGTTGTTTGTTATCAATGAGGGGGAGAGCCCGGATATTGTGAAACCCTATATGGAAAAGAAAGGCTACAAACTTGATGTGTTATTTGATCAGGATGAAACAATGTTCAAAGCGCTGGGTGCATTGGGTACGCCTCAGAAATTTATCATCAATGCGAAGGGAGACATCAATCAAACAGGCATAGGTTATGCAGGTTCAGATGATAAAGAATTTTATAAGTTGAAAGCTATGGTGGAACTCGCCAAAGTAAAATTAACGAATAGCAAATGA
- a CDS encoding TlpA family protein disulfide reductase: protein MKKILFLLLLIPSTGWAQQGVKKNKYGIDAFMLIEKVEDQEKKYNEMLRVSPENLTPTALNDFRAELAYMWLAKGNVERYRFYKATKPKFSYRQALYLSYAVEKLFDEKRQYEDAAQISQELLNDGITEKTCVLLEVNAAANAKLGHLDVAKKQMAKADADKGSADRLIKYFKDSQSNYLNRLAIVKLATGAHQEAYDILFKAFREAESNPYMVDTFKEAFKKVKGTENGFEDTLKSLKAEAYQKYYKEVEMSYVAPAQQTLDGIIPDPNDARKKLTTFHATKPVYEVTMNNMEGNVVNLANQKGKILALDFWTTLCTPCVAAFAGFEKVVADYKKDEFQMFVVNLFEEGETVKAFAAQKPIKLEVLRDQENKMYDVRATPTKIVFDPMGNIRFFASGYAGSTDREYYKLKAMVEIIKARG from the coding sequence ATGAAAAAAATACTCTTTTTGCTTTTACTGATTCCCAGCACGGGCTGGGCACAACAAGGTGTAAAAAAAAACAAATACGGCATCGATGCGTTCATGCTGATTGAGAAGGTTGAAGACCAGGAGAAAAAATACAACGAAATGCTTCGCGTTTCACCTGAAAACCTGACACCTACTGCCCTAAATGATTTTCGGGCAGAACTGGCTTACATGTGGTTGGCCAAGGGTAATGTAGAACGCTATAGATTTTATAAGGCAACCAAACCGAAATTTTCTTACCGCCAGGCACTTTACCTATCTTATGCCGTAGAGAAACTGTTTGATGAAAAACGACAATATGAGGACGCTGCGCAAATCTCGCAGGAACTGTTAAATGACGGGATTACTGAAAAGACTTGCGTATTGTTAGAGGTAAACGCAGCAGCCAATGCCAAATTGGGCCATTTAGATGTGGCGAAAAAACAGATGGCCAAGGCAGATGCCGATAAAGGAAGTGCGGACCGGCTAATTAAGTATTTTAAAGATTCGCAATCAAATTACCTCAATCGTCTGGCCATAGTAAAGTTGGCCACGGGAGCGCATCAAGAGGCATACGATATCCTGTTCAAAGCTTTTAGGGAAGCTGAAAGCAACCCGTATATGGTGGATACATTTAAAGAAGCATTTAAAAAAGTAAAAGGCACTGAAAATGGATTTGAAGATACGCTCAAATCTCTGAAGGCTGAAGCTTACCAAAAATACTATAAAGAAGTGGAGATGTCCTACGTGGCACCAGCACAACAAACACTGGATGGAATCATCCCCGACCCAAACGATGCCAGGAAAAAACTGACCACCTTCCATGCTACAAAGCCAGTTTATGAAGTAACGATGAACAACATGGAGGGGAACGTGGTTAACCTGGCGAACCAGAAAGGAAAGATCCTTGCACTGGATTTTTGGACGACCTTGTGTACGCCATGCGTTGCGGCTTTTGCCGGATTTGAAAAAGTGGTTGCTGACTACAAAAAGGATGAATTCCAGATGTTCGTTGTGAACTTGTTTGAGGAGGGTGAAACCGTAAAGGCTTTTGCTGCTCAGAAACCAATTAAACTGGAAGTATTGAGGGACCAGGAAAATAAGATGTACGACGTCCGTGCAACGCCAACTAAAATCGTATTCGACCCGATGGGGAATATCAGGTTCTTCGCTTCGGGCTATGCCGGTTCAACCGACAGGGAATACTATAAGTTGAAAGCTATGGTGGAAATCATAAAGGCAAGAGGTTAA
- a CDS encoding TlpA disulfide reductase family protein encodes MNKLMIWATACMLPVLSNAQTSYTIKGQLPASHKAVKAVMSYPPDDKGGKYKSDTTLIKNGQFRFSGSIERPQLAELNLIVPRSEAKPDRQQSSDDGGNMKNVGLFYLDGDVNVTFDSEGMASYMGGGNEQKAWEYYGREVSKRSKDADKNTDGMAMLAGAVREVIHAYPDSYVAVDLLDIFTQAAINPDLVGPMYDGLSKRMQQSEKVLNWKPKLDKARIFVSGNMTAPEFTINDTEGKPVSLSAYRGNYVLVDFWASWCVPCRQENPNVLAAYEKYKDKNFKVLGVSLDTKKEAWLKAIKEDKLPWKQLCDFKADQGKATKAYEVSSIPSNVLIDPTGKIVGKDLRGGELHNRLAELIK; translated from the coding sequence ATGAATAAACTAATGATTTGGGCAACGGCTTGTATGTTGCCGGTATTGTCTAACGCACAAACCAGTTATACCATTAAAGGACAGCTGCCCGCCAGCCATAAGGCTGTTAAAGCCGTCATGTCTTATCCCCCTGACGATAAAGGAGGGAAATACAAATCCGACACTACGCTGATTAAAAATGGACAATTTAGATTCAGTGGAAGTATTGAAAGACCTCAGCTTGCGGAGCTGAACCTGATCGTGCCCCGTTCTGAGGCGAAACCGGATAGGCAGCAGTCATCAGATGATGGTGGAAACATGAAAAATGTAGGCCTGTTTTACCTCGACGGCGATGTCAATGTAACCTTCGATAGTGAAGGAATGGCGTCTTATATGGGAGGAGGGAATGAACAAAAAGCATGGGAGTATTATGGAAGAGAGGTTAGCAAACGATCAAAGGATGCAGATAAAAACACGGACGGCATGGCGATGCTGGCGGGGGCAGTCAGGGAGGTGATTCATGCCTATCCAGACAGTTACGTAGCCGTTGATTTATTAGATATATTTACCCAGGCAGCCATTAACCCTGATCTTGTTGGACCGATGTACGATGGATTGAGTAAGCGTATGCAGCAATCTGAGAAGGTACTGAACTGGAAACCGAAATTGGATAAGGCGAGAATTTTCGTAAGCGGAAATATGACGGCTCCAGAGTTTACCATTAATGATACAGAGGGTAAGCCAGTTTCGTTAAGCGCTTACAGGGGCAATTACGTTTTGGTTGATTTTTGGGCCAGTTGGTGTGTCCCATGTCGCCAGGAAAATCCCAATGTTTTAGCCGCCTACGAAAAATACAAGGATAAAAACTTTAAAGTATTGGGCGTTTCGCTGGATACTAAAAAGGAGGCTTGGTTAAAAGCCATTAAGGAAGACAAGCTTCCCTGGAAACAACTTTGCGATTTTAAGGCCGACCAAGGTAAGGCAACAAAGGCCTATGAGGTATCTAGCATACCTTCTAACGTATTGATTGACCCAACTGGCAAAATTGTGGGAAAAGATCTCAGAGGGGGCGAGCTCCATAACCGTTTAGCGGAATTAATTAAATAA